The Bacteroidales bacterium sequence GTTAAAAGAACAGGATCTGAAAAAGATACGAGAAATATGCAGGGCCCATGACAATGAGCCGGGTGACCTAATCAATATCTTACAGCAAATCCAGGTGCATTTTGGTTATCTTCCCGCTGAAGTTCAGGAAGCGGCAGCCAATGAACTGGGTATCCCAGTGGCGAAGGTCTATGGTGTGGTTACTTTTTACTCATTTTTTACCATGATCCCACAGGGAGAGCATCCCATCTCCGTTTGTACCGGTACTGCCTGTTATGTAAGAGGAGCCGATAATGTGCTGCAGGAATTTAAAAGGCAACTTGGGATAGAAGTTGGAGAATCCACCAATGACGGCAAATTCAGTTTGAATTGTCTGCGCTGTGTGGGCGCCTGTGGACTTGCACCGGTTGTGCTGGTCGGAGATAAGACTTACGGAAGGGTTGCACCCGACGGCGTGAAAGATATCATTGCAGAATATAAGAAAAATGAAGAATAGATTCTGATTTTGGGTTAGGGGTCCACTGAAGCCATTCAGTGGTTAAGGAAAAGGCTGCAGATATTCAACTGCGGCCTTTTTACATGTATTATACTATAGCACAAAAGAATTTATTAAACCAAGTATCCTATATTACTGCCGAACAATAGGGTTTGGGTTATTCAAAAGGACTTGTTTCTGGCGAATAAATGGATTTCTTTTGTCGGGTAACCCATTTTCCTGCGGAAATTATGGGTGTCTTGCCTCAGACAAGCCACTTTTCTGTGGAAATAATGGTTTCCTTACGTCGGGTAACCCGTTTTTCTGCAGAAACATGGGATGCCAAAC is a genomic window containing:
- the nuoE gene encoding NADH-quinone oxidoreductase subunit NuoE — protein: MSRIKVKLKEQDLKKIREICRAHDNEPGDLINILQQIQVHFGYLPAEVQEAAANELGIPVAKVYGVVTFYSFFTMIPQGEHPISVCTGTACYVRGADNVLQEFKRQLGIEVGESTNDGKFSLNCLRCVGACGLAPVVLVGDKTYGRVAPDGVKDIIAEYKKNEE